The sequence below is a genomic window from Deinococcus terrestris.
CTCGGGCAGCGCCAGATAGTCGGCCTCTACCCCAGCGGCGGCCAGCAGCCGCGCGACCGCCGCCTCCGTCTGCCCGCTGTGCTCGCGGACATCCAGGCTCACGAGGTGGGTGCCGAAGACGCGGGCCACCGTCAGCAGGGGAGCGAGCAGCCGCTCGGCGCTGCGGCGCTGGCCCTGGGCGATCAGCCGTTCCCGCAGCGTCTCCAGCCGGGGCACGAGGTCAGGGGCGGTCCCACCCTGCACCTCCGCGTGCAGGGCCAGAATCTCGGTGCGGAAGGTGTCGCCGCTGTCCTCCAGCTCCTCCTGACTGAGGTCGGCGTAGGCGCGGCGCAGGGCGGGCAGCAGCAGCTCGCGTGCCCGCTCACGGTGTAGACCCAGGGCCTCGCGGGTGGCTTCCGGCGTCACGAAGGGATTGCCGTCGCGGTCGCCGCCCATCCACGAGGAAAAGGAGAGGGGTAGGCTCGCCGCCGTCTCCCGCCCGTACACCCGCTGAAAGGCCCTGGTGAGGTCGCGCTGCAACTCCGGCAAGGCCCGCGCGATGGAGCTGAGGTAGCTCAGCCCGCCCTTGACCTCGTCCTGCACAGTGGGCCGCAACCGCCGCAGTTCGGGGGTACCCCACAGCGCCTCGACATGCGCGGCGACCTCCTCCGGGGCGTCCTCGCCCTCCAGGTCCGGCAGGGCGCGGGCGATCTCGACGAGGTGGTGCCGCACCGTGCGCCGCCGCATCTCGGTGGGGTGGGCGGTGAAGGTCAGGCCGAGGTTCAGCCGCTCCAGCAGGGCTTCAGCCTCGTCTGCCGTGACCCCCTGGGCCTTCAGCTCGGTCAGTGCCCCCTCCAGGCTCTGGGGCCGCACCCCCCGCGTGCCCGACAGCACCCGCACCCGCTCGTACTCCTCGGCCAGATTGACAAGCTGGAAGTACCAGGTAAAGGCCCGCACGAGGTTGGCCGCCGTGCCCGCGTCCAGCCCTTCCAGCAGGGCGTGCAGGGCCGAGTCGTCACCCCCGGCCCGCACCTCGCGCACGAGGCGGCGCACCTCCTCCACCAGGTCGAAAAATTCCTCGCCTTCCTGTTCCTTCAGGATCTGCCCCAGCGTTCGGCCCAGCAGGTTCACGTCGTCATTCAGCGCCATGCTAGCCCTCCTCCACGTAACGGTAGCGCTCGGCGGAGAGGGCACGGTTGCTCTCCAGCTCCAGCCGCACCGCGTTGAGTTCGGCTGGGCCGCCTGCCACCGAGAAACGGTGAGGCCGCTCAGTCAGGAACTTCTGGATGGGTCCCTCGGGGTCGGCCCCGATGATGCTGCGGTGCGGCCCGGTAAAGCCCGCGTCGGTCTGAAAGGCGGTGCCGCCCGGCAGGATGCGGGTGTCGGCGGTGGGCACGTGGGTATGCGTGCCGATCACGGCGGCCACCCGCCCGTCCAGATGCCACGCGAGCGCCGCTTTCTCGCTCGTCGCCTCCGCGTGCAGGTCCACGAAGACGGTGCCGAGGTCGTCCCGCGCCAGCAGGTCGTCCATCGCCTGAAAGGGGTTGGCGACCGCCTCCATGAAGACGCGCCCCAGCAGATTCACGACCGTGAGCCGCTCGGTGCCCCCGCTCGCCGTCTTCACGTCGAAACTGCGCCAACCCACGCCCGGCGTGCCGGGGTCGGCGTAATTCAGGGGGCGGACGATCGGGAACTGCTGCTCGTCCAGCATCAGTGAAAACACGTCCTTGTGGTGCCAGGCGTGGTTGCCCAGCGTGATGCACCCCGCCCCTGCCGCCACGATCGCCGCCGCCGCCTCGCGGTGCAGGCCGAAGCCCCCGGCCGCGTTTTCGCCGTTCACGATGATGAAATCGAACTCGGGCCGCAACCCCGGCAGGTGCTGGCCCAGCAGCTTTCGCCCCGGCTGACCGTACACGTCCCCTACAAACAGCACACGCAACATGGCCCAACCTTAGAGGACGCGTGGCCTGGCGCCGTCCTCCCCGAAGGGACGATCACCTCTTCCTCACACCCGGACGTTTAACTTGCCTTCATGCTCATGCTCGCGCTGGCTTCCCCGACCTCTCCTGCGGTGCGCCCCGCCTGTCCCTGTGGGGTCCGGGATGACGGTGTGCGCCGGGGAGTGGGAGAGGTGCTGGCCCGCCTGGCCGAGTTGGGGGTGGAAACCGGGGCCGTCTGGGCGGCGGCGCACCGCCAGCCCGCCGCTCCGGAACTGGGCCTCGATGCCGCCGTAGAGTTACTGGCCTCGGTGCAGGGCGGAGGCCGGGGCCACGGACGACGGGTGGTGGCGCTGGCTGTCTCTCTGGCCGAGGCCGCTGGGCTCTCCGCCGAGCAGGTCCGGGCGGTGCGCTGGGGGGCAGCGCTGCACGACCTCGGCAAGGTGCGGGTGCCGCGTGAGGTGCTGGACAAGCCGGGGCCGCTGACCGGGGAGGAACGGGCGCTGGTGCAGGGCCACGCAGCGTGGGGCGCCGAACTGCTCGCGCCCCTGCCGCTCCCCGCTGCCTCAGTCGCCGCCGTGCGCCACCACCACGAACGCTGGGACGGGGGCGGCTATCCCCGTGGCCTGCGCTGCCGCCGCATCCCCCTCGCGGCCCGGATCGTCGCCATCGCGGACGTGTTCGACGCCCTGATCAGCGCCCGGCCCTACAAGCCTGCCTGGTGCGAGCGCGAGGCCGCCCGCGTGATTCTGCGGGGCGCGGGCAGTCAATTCGACCCCCGCCTCGCCCGCCTCTTCGTGCGCGAGGTGCTGGGCTTCCGCGACCTGTTGCCCTGAAGCGCACGGCGCAGGCGCGGCGCCGCGCCCCCGTTGCCACGTTATTTCATTTCAGGTAGGGCGCGAACCGCCTCAGCGTCCCCGCGTCCGGTTTCGCCGTGGCCCGCAGCAGCCGCTGGGCGCTGAAGGTCAGCAGCAGGTGCCCGCCCGTGCCTGCCTCCAGGGCGCTGCCATTCGCGCTCAGCCGGGCGGGACCGGCCAGCACGGTTTGCGCGGTGCGGCCATCGAAGGCGAGGGCGGCAGCGCTGAGCTGCGGGCTCTGGGCCTTGACGCTCCCGTGGGCGCTCACGAAGCCGGTCTTCACGTTCAGGACCATCCGCTCGGCGGTCAGGCCCTTCATGCGGGCGTCGCTGTAATTTGCCGTGCCCGTCGCGGTGACCACGCCGCCCTTCAGGTCATAGGTGAGGGTCGCGGCCCGCAGGGTGCCGCCCTGCTTGGTCGTCAGCGTGACCCCCTGGGCGCTGAGGCGCTCGCCGGGGTGCAGTTGCAGCCGCTCGGCGGTCAGGCGCACCCCGCCCTTGCTGTCGGTCACGGTGCCGCCCGAGGGAAACTCGGTCGCGCCCGTTTCGAGGTTGAGGTTCTGTGCCCCGCGCGGGGTCACGTTCAGTCCGCCGAAGGTAACGGCGCCCCCCGTGCCCAGCGTCAGGGCGGCGAGGAGGGGAAGGAGCAGGCGCTTCATCCCCTCACCCTAGCGGCCAGCCCCTGAGCCCGGTGAGCGGACGCGTCAGACGCGCTTCAGCCTGCCGGATTCTTCATCCTTTCTCAAAGAAAGGGGGATTACACTCGGAGGCAGTGAAGCGATTGATTCTCCTCGCGCCGCTGCTGCTTGCTCCCGGCGCCTCGGCGGCTCCCCGCGTGTGGGCGCACGACGGCTACACCCGCGCCGTTTTCGACCTGCCCCGCGTGACCACGGCGAGCAGCGCCGTGAAGGGCCAGACCGTGACGGTCAAGCTCGGCCTGAGCCTCCCAGCCGCCTCGGGCAAGCTCACGGTGACGGGCCTAAGTGCCTACAGCGTCAGCGGCAGCACGGTCACCCTCACCCTGACGCCGGGCTTCTCGGGGGCGCGGGTGGAGGTGCTGCCCGCTGGGGGAGGCCAGCCCGCACGGCTGGTGGTGGATGCCCTGCGGGCCTCGGCGGCAGTGACTCCGGCGCAGCCCGCTGCCACGCCGACACCCAAACCCGCTGCCGCCGTCACCCGCCCCGCGAGCACGGCGAAGGTCACGCGCCCCCGCGTGGTGCTGGACGCCGGGCACGGCGGGAACGACCCCGGCATGCAGAGCCGCTGGGTGAGGGAATCGTCGGTCAATCTGGACGTGGCCCTGCGGGTGCGCCGCGAGCTTCAGCAACATGGAGTGGACGTGGTGATGACCCGCGAGACCGACCGCCACCTCCACGCCAACAAGGCCACCGACCTCGACCTGCGTTCCAGGCTGGCGAAAAACGATGACACCGCCGCCTTTATCAGCATCCACGTGAACGCCTCGACCAATCCGGCCGCGCACGGGGTCGAAACCTACTACTTCGGGCAACCTATGCCGGGCCGCAGCCGCAGCCTCGCCATTCAGGAAAACGGCGGCGGCTCGGTGGGCCAGCAGCTCACCCAGCAGGCCACCAACAGCGCCCAGAGCCTGCTCGGCGACCTGCTCGTGCAGGCCAAGCTCGCCTTCTCGCGCCAGCTCGCCCAGAAGGTGCAGGCGAGTCTGGTCAAAGCAACGGGGGCCTTGAACCGGGGCGTCCTCACCGACGCCTTTTACGTCATCCGCAATCCCACCACGCCCGCCATCCTGATCGAGATCGGCTTCGGTTCCAATCCTGTCGAGGGCGCCAAGCTTTCCCAGGAGGCCTACCGCGAGCGCATCGCGGTGTCCATCGCGCGGGCGATTCTGGATTTTTTGAACACGAAGTAGCGCGTGATACCTGCCGCTACCGCCGCCCCTTGACCATCCAGGCGTGTTCGCCCACCCCCGCGGCCTGATTCGCGGCGCGGGCCATCACAAACAGCAGGTCGGAGACGCGGTTGAGGTAGATCTGCGCGTGCTCACCGATCTCCTCCTCATGGGCGAGGCGAATCACCTCGCGCTCGGCGCGGCGGGCGACCGTGCGGGCCACGTGCAGGGCGGCGGCGGCGGGCGTGCCCCCCGGATGCACGAAGCCGGTAAAGGGCGGGGCCTCCTCCTGATAGCGGTCGATCATCGCCTCCAGGTGGGCCACGTCCTGCGCGTCGATGCGGCTGAGTTTCTGGCCGTAAGGACTCTCCTGCCGGGTGGCGAGGTCGGCCCCGAGGTCGAACAGCGCGTTCTGGAGGTATTCCAGGTCGGGGTCCAGCGGCCCGGCCTCCAGCGCCCGCGCCAGTCCCACCGCCGAGTTGAGTTCGTCCACGGTGCCGTAGGCCTCGACCCGCACGTGCGCCTTGCTGACCCGGTCGGCGCCGTACAGCCCGGTGGAGCCGCCGTCGCCCGTCTTGGTGTAGAGCTTCATGGGGGACAGGATAGGGCGCGGGAGAGGTGACCCCCGGCCTGCGCCCGGCTCCCGCTGCCCGGTCTTACCCGGTCCGGCCCGTCCGCTCCGTCAGCTCGCGCACCCGCGCGGCCAGCTCGGGCGTGAGGTCGCCTTCCCCGAAGCGCCAGGTCCAGTTCTGCGGCCCGGTGGTGCCCGGCAGGTTCATGCGGGCCTCGGTGCCGAGGTTGAGCAGGTCTTGCAGCGGCACGACCGCGAGATTCGCCCGGCTGCCAAAGGCCAGCTCAGTGAGCTGCCACGCGAACGTCTCCTCGCGTGGATCGCTGCTGGTGTAGACCCGGAAGTTGTGCCGCTCCTGCTCGGCGGCGGCGGCCCACCACCCGCGCGAGGTGTCGTTGTCGTGGGTGCCGGTGTAGACGACCTGGTTTTCCCGCAGGTTGTGCGGCAGGAAGTCGTTTACCGAGAAGTCGCCGCCCCCGAAGGCGAATTGCA
It includes:
- a CDS encoding TIGR00282 family metallophosphoesterase, producing the protein MLRVLFVGDVYGQPGRKLLGQHLPGLRPEFDFIIVNGENAAGGFGLHREAAAAIVAAGAGCITLGNHAWHHKDVFSLMLDEQQFPIVRPLNYADPGTPGVGWRSFDVKTASGGTERLTVVNLLGRVFMEAVANPFQAMDDLLARDDLGTVFVDLHAEATSEKAALAWHLDGRVAAVIGTHTHVPTADTRILPGGTAFQTDAGFTGPHRSIIGADPEGPIQKFLTERPHRFSVAGGPAELNAVRLELESNRALSAERYRYVEEG
- a CDS encoding N-acetylmuramoyl-L-alanine amidase family protein; amino-acid sequence: MKRLILLAPLLLAPGASAAPRVWAHDGYTRAVFDLPRVTTASSAVKGQTVTVKLGLSLPAASGKLTVTGLSAYSVSGSTVTLTLTPGFSGARVEVLPAGGGQPARLVVDALRASAAVTPAQPAATPTPKPAAAVTRPASTAKVTRPRVVLDAGHGGNDPGMQSRWVRESSVNLDVALRVRRELQQHGVDVVMTRETDRHLHANKATDLDLRSRLAKNDDTAAFISIHVNASTNPAAHGVETYYFGQPMPGRSRSLAIQENGGGSVGQQLTQQATNSAQSLLGDLLVQAKLAFSRQLAQKVQASLVKATGALNRGVLTDAFYVIRNPTTPAILIEIGFGSNPVEGAKLSQEAYRERIAVSIARAILDFLNTK
- a CDS encoding cob(I)yrinic acid a,c-diamide adenosyltransferase codes for the protein MKLYTKTGDGGSTGLYGADRVSKAHVRVEAYGTVDELNSAVGLARALEAGPLDPDLEYLQNALFDLGADLATRQESPYGQKLSRIDAQDVAHLEAMIDRYQEEAPPFTGFVHPGGTPAAAALHVARTVARRAEREVIRLAHEEEIGEHAQIYLNRVSDLLFVMARAANQAAGVGEHAWMVKGRR
- a CDS encoding HD-GYP domain-containing protein, which produces MLMLALASPTSPAVRPACPCGVRDDGVRRGVGEVLARLAELGVETGAVWAAAHRQPAAPELGLDAAVELLASVQGGGRGHGRRVVALAVSLAEAAGLSAEQVRAVRWGAALHDLGKVRVPREVLDKPGPLTGEERALVQGHAAWGAELLAPLPLPAASVAAVRHHHERWDGGGYPRGLRCRRIPLAARIVAIADVFDALISARPYKPAWCEREAARVILRGAGSQFDPRLARLFVREVLGFRDLLP